GGGACAGAGTCGAGAATGCCCGCAGTGAGTGGGGCATCCCGAATCTGGATGATCATCTTGGGAAGCAGAGTAGATTTACAGGGTAGATTTACACTGCTTCTTGTTTAGTCTTTTTGGCAGTCTTTTGGGCAGTCTTTTTTTTGCATGTTTTGCGGCTCTTCTAAGATTTGGGTGTAAACAGTATAAGCGACTACTAATAAACGCTCTTAAATGTTGAGTTTATGGTAGGAGCGCGTAGCGCCCCCACCATAAACCCAGAAGAACCGTTTTGCAGGGGGTCTCCTGGAAGGGAGCCGGTGGTTGCTAGTGGCTTGTTCTACGTCATTGCGACTCAGTGTCAAGGGTTTGCAGTTGAGATTCAAGCATGGCTAACAGTTCACTGAGGGCAGTGTGAACTGATTCGTGGGTATATTCATCGTCGGGGTGGGCCGGTTGGCCCGGTTTTTGGAAAAAAGGCCGTTCATCATAAAGCTGGCCCCAATGCATATCCACCTGTCGGACAAATTCATGCAGTAGGGAAGGCTGCTGGACAATCGTTGTGAGCAGTTTACGTAGGGCAAGGAGGGGCGTATCCAGGTTTTGGCTCAGGTGCGACTCGGTTCTAATCCAGGTCCGCAGGGTAGCCTTCATCGCACCGGAAGAGTCGGGCAGGTGGCGATCGATAAACAGGCGAATCTCTGCTTCGGCTTGGAGGGGGCGAGGGATCGGGGATGCTCCTTTGAGGAAGCTGCCTCCTTCCTGGGCAATCACATCGACGATCGCAAACGCGCGACCAGTCCGAATTTCCCGCTCTAGGTCTGACCACGACGGCTCGTTAGCACTGGCATTCGATGAGGGGCTTCCCGATGGACTGCTGTCTGACGAAGATACATCCGGTGACATGGGACAGGGGCTTCCCTACTGAGAGACAATACCGATTAGAGACGACGCAGCTTAGAGACGACGGATAAAGTCTTCTAATAAATCTACCAGGGTTACTTGGCACTGCATGGGTAGTAGATCAATGAGAGGGATCTCGCGGCGACCCCCACCCAGTTTAATCGGAATCGATTGTAAGATTTCCTGGATGCGATCGGGATCTACCTTGCCCTCAACCACCATTGGGTAAAGGCGTTCGGCGAGGAGGGTGTGGAGGTGGGCATTGGCAAGATACAAATGCCACTTGGCAATATCCATATAGATGTTATCGCCAATTTCTGCGGCTAGGGTTTCAACAACTTCGGTGGGGTTGGACGTTGCCATTCGTTTTTCCTCTAGGGGCGTTCTTCCTCAGGGTGAGTGGTCGGGGAATAGTCGGCGATCGCAAAAATATAGATGGCATGACTGAGCAGAGCCACCAGCCAGATTCCCGTTACCTGTATCGCCCACACATCAGCCCTTTGATACAAGGTTTCGACAAACCAGAGGGCTGAGTTACTGGCGGCAAAGACGGCAACATGTAGGGCAAAGTTCATGCGATCGTCAAGGCGGCGGTAAGCAGGGTCACGGCGATCGGGTTTACGGGGCCAACGGGGCGGCATAGGAACACTCGCAATAACAGGTTAGCAGTAACAGGTTAGTCGTTCGTTGGGTAAGACGGGACTATGCCCAGTGTACGGGATTTGTGAAGAACTGACAGAGCTATAACGCAGCCCTCAGCAGGGTAATAGACGCCTAGTTTCAAACTGCACCCCGGTAATTTTGCCAATGGGAAGGGAGCGCCGCCTCTGTCCCAGGTAAAGATCAGGCTGGTACTGCGATCGTCTCTGGCAGGTACCCCAAGGTTTGTAGGGTGGTGATCACCTTTGCCAGACTTTCGGTCAAGGTTTCCTGATCCGTTCGACACTCCACTTCTGGGTGTAGGGGAGCTTCATAGGGATCATCAATGCCCGTAAATGCCTTGATCTCCCCCGCCCTTGCCTTTTGGTAAAGACCTTTGACATCCCGTTGTTCACAGACTGGCAACGGGGCATTGACATAAACTTCCACAAAGTTGCCAATCCGCTGGCGTACCTCGTCTCGAATATCGCGATAGGGAGAAATTGCCGACACTAACACAATCACCCCATGCCGAGTTAACAGATGAGCAACAAAACCAATCCGGCGGATATTTTCATCCCGATCCGCCTTGCTAAACCCTAGCCCTTTCGTGAGGTTTTGGCGCACAATATCGCCATCAAGAATCTCAAAGGGGATCCCCTGCTCTTGCAGCCAATCGGCTAGGGCATGACTAATCGTTGTTTTACCAGCCCCACTCAAACCCGTGAACCAAACGGTCACACCTTTGTGTCCCATGCTCACTATTTCTCCATTTGCCATTTGCCAGTATGTTGCCAATGTATTTATCAACGACTGCCCAATCGCTGCAATTGTATGTCCTAGCCGTTAACTTTTCATTGCACGACTTCCTTAAACCTATCATAAAAGTCGTCATAAATGTTACAGCCTTTACCGCAATCATAAAGTACAGTTTTACAGAGGTAGGATGGGGGCAGTCCACTGGTGCGGCCCTCACCCAAGTGGAGAGAAGGGGTTGGGGAATGAGGGCAACCAGTAGGATCCAGATCCAAACCTTAACTGTGTACTGATTGGCTCTCCTGAGTTTATGGTGGGGGCGCGTAGCGTCCCCACCATAAACTCAACGTTTCCGATCGTTTATTTGTAGTTGCTGATACTGTTTACCCCAAAATCCCAGAAGAGCCTACTGATTTAAATTAGCTAGAGGCTATATTCAGTTTTGGAACTGGATTAGGAAGCATGGTCAATCCAAATAAGAACGATACAGTTTTTCACTTCCCTCTCCCGCTCTGGGAGAGGAGCTGGGGGTGAGGGGGCTGTTTCAGCCTAAATTGCAATAACTATCTCTAGCTTTATATAGCACGCAGATCTTTCGAGTTTATAGTTGAGACTTGTTGCATCTCCACCATAAACTCACGATTTTGGATATTTTAAGAATTGGTCGATCTGGCTCGCCTAAGCAGGAGCGGCTGCTCCCTCAACTGTGCCATAGGCGGCGGTTTTGTGTACATCTAGCTTAAGAATGATGGTGGCGAGGGGAGGAAGACATAGATCTAATGAGTAGGGGCGGTTATGGAAAGTCCATTCATCCGTCCATTTTCCCCCCAAATTGCCCATATTACTGCCGCCATACTTGCGGGCATCACTATTGAGTAATTCCGTATAAAACCCACGCTCAGGAACACCAATCCGGTAGTGGGAATGGGGCTGAGGGGTAAAATTGCAAACCGTAATAATGCACTCACCTGTCGTTGCCGATCGCCGCAAGAATGAGATCACACTGTGACGATTATCACTACAATCAATCCACTCAAATCCCCCTTGTCCTGAGTCCTGATCGTAAAGGGCTGGCTCCTGGCGATAGAGATGATTTAGATCGCTGACAAATGCCTTCAGTTTTTGGTGTGGTTCATATTGCAGCAAATGCCATTCTAAATCACCCCAGACATTCCACTCACCCCACTGACCAAACTCCATACTCATAAACAGCATCTTTTTACCAGGATGGGTGAACATATAAGCATATAAACACCGTAAGTTAGCAAACTTTTGCCATTCATCTCCTGGTACTTTACCTAACATATTACTCTTGCCGTGGACTACCTCATCGTGGGAGAAGGCCAACATGTAGTTTTCGTGGTGGTGGTACCACATGCTGAAGGTGACATTATTCTGGTGAAATTGGCGGAACCAGGGGTCCATTGCAAAGTAGTCCAGGATATCGTGCATCCAGCCCATATCCCACTTGAGATTGAAGCCCAACCCTCCCACATAGGTGGGCCAGGACACCATCGGCCATGCTGTAGATTCTTCGGCGATCGATAAAATGCCTGGATAGTAGCTAAAAATTAGATGATTAAACTGCCGAATAAAATCTGTTGCTTCGAGATTTTCGCGCCCGCCATACTGGTTAGGAATCCATTCTCCCTCCCGACGGTTATAGTCCAGGTATAGCATTGAGGCCACCGCATCCACCCGAATGCCATCAATGTGATACTTATCGAACCAGAATAGGGCATTGGCTACTAGGAAATTGCGCACCTCATGACGGCCATAGTTGAAAACCAGGGTACCCCATTCCTTATGCTCGCCTAGACGGGGATCGGCATGTTCATACAGGTGAGTCCCATCAAAATAGGCCAAGCCATGACCATCTTTGGGAAAGTGACCGGGTACCCAATCAACAATGACGCCAATCCCATGCTGGTGACATTGATCGACAAAATACATGAAATCCTGCGGTGTGCCATAGCGAGAGGTGACTGCATAGTATCCGGTCACCTGGTAACCCCAAGAGCCATCAAAGGGATGTTCAGCAATAGGCAGTAGTTCAATATGGGTAAACCCCAATTCCTGGACATAGGGTATCAATTTTTCTGCCAGTTCTCGATAGGTGAGAAAGCGGGCACCCGGCTTTAGATCCGCAACGAGTACAACGGGTGCCTCTGTTCCATCAGGATACACATAGGGTTCTGCTGAAGAGGCGTGTAACCAGGACCCTAAATGCACTTCATAGACAGAAATCGGTTGAGTTAGGGGATCGGTGTTGCGTCGCCTTTCTAACCAGGCCTGATCCTGCCAGCAGTAGCTATCTAAATCAGTAACAATGGATGCCGTTTTCGGGCGTACTTCCTGTTGAAAGCCATAGGGATCAGATTTTTCGTAAATATGACCCTCACTATTTTTAATCTCGTACTTATAGCAATCTCCTGGCTTGAGGTCCGGGATAAATAATTCCCAAACTCCATTGCCGCGTCGCTGCATTTGGTGTTTGCGGCCATCCCATTGATTAAAATCACCGATAACTGAAACATTTTTGGCATTTGGTGCCCAAACAGCAAAATAAACCCCTTTAACCCCGTTAACCGTACTAGGGTGGGCACCCAGTTTTTCATAAATGCGGTGGTGATTACCTTGTCCAAAGAGGTAAAGATCAAAATCCGTCAGATGGGGCGATCGAAAAGCGTAGGGATCATAGATATAGCGATCGTGGCCATTTTCCCGTACCCGCAGTTGGTAATTTTTGAGTTCTGCAATCGGTAGCTGACATTCAAAAAAGTGCGGGTCATGCACCGACTGCATGGCAAATTCCTGCCGTTCCTCTGGCAACACCACCCAAGCCGCACTGGCATTCGGTAAATAGGCCCGCACCACCCAGATTTTCTGACCCTGAACCTCAATCGCATGGGGACCTAGCACGGCAAAAGGATCTTGATGTTGGTTCCGAATGAGGCGATCGATTTGTTCAGTTGCGAGGGTCATAGCTCGGTAGCTCCGAAGAAGCGAACAGGTTTGAGGGGATAGACAATAGGGAATAGGGAATAGACAATAGAAGAGCAGCGCTAGAGACTTGCTGTACTGATTAATTCTGGGAGATGCTGGGCGATAAGAAGATTAATCAAGAAGGATTGTAAATGGCAATTTGTAAGCTTTTATAACTGTCTACGGGGCCGTTTTCTGTCCCTGATTACCAATCCCTTACCTATCAGGGAAAAGGGCACCGCGATCGCGTAAGGATTGTTCACTCTCAAGCGTGAGGCCAGGATTGTGACCAAAAATGGCCTGCTTGACATTGGCATGGCTCAGATGGGTACTGCTGAGGTTAGCTTCCTGGAGGTTGGCGCCTTCGAGATCAGCTCCACTGAGGGTGGCAAGGGCAAGGCTGGCCCGATGCAGATCGCTATGACGCAGATCGGCATTGCTGAGGTAGGTACCGCTCAAATCAGCGCCACTAAGCTTAGCATCGCGCAAACTGGCTTCACTAAGATCGGCGTCACTGAGGTCGGCCCCACGTAGGTTGACGCGATCAAGATTCGCACCGCTGAGATCAATGCCGCTAAGGTTAGTTCCCCGCAGGTTACCCCCCGCAAAATCCCGCATCAAATCTAGATCAGCTAACCGAGCCAGATCGGGCAGGCGATCGCTCTCGGCAGCCATGATCGCATCAATCACGGGTTGGATCGTTTGCAGGCTAGCCTCTACGGGGGAGGGGACGAGGGTCGTCGCAACAGGCTGATCTGGCCTATAGGTCACTTCCGCCTGACTCAGATAGGGATAAAACCGGGGTTCAACCAAAGTCCAGACCAGTTTCCGCTCAAGAACCGCATGTTTGTTGGGACTAATATCATGCCGCCAGAGGCCCTCGGCATCGGTGAGGTGAATATCAGGGGCCGACACCGTAAAGGTAATCAGGACGCGGCAATCCCGCGAGTGGGGATGAAGTTGCCCCAGGGAAAGGGCGGCGATCGTGCCATTGAGCACCGTAAAGTCTGCCCTGGACACCAGCCGCCATTCATAGGTTTGCGGACCGTCGATAACTTGCCGCACCACAATCGGCATGTCAGCATCAGCCGCGATCGTCAGCGCCGGGGATAGCTCACCGTCCTCAACCTCCAAAGTCAACATACCGCCAGTGAGACCAAATTGCGCCCGATGATCAGCCTGAACTTCCCAGTGGTAGCCAAACTGCAAGGTAAGCTGTAGGTCCAGGGTAGACAAAGCAGCCGGATCTAAGCTAGCGGCTAAGGAGCCTGCATCTGCCAAGGGGACTGCCGCTAGGTTCATGGCCAAGTAATCGGGATAGCGATTTTTAACGGCAATCTGGGGCGTGGCTGGAGAGAATGGGGACATTACAACAGCGAATCATGAACAGGTTAGGACACACACAGTTCACTTTAGAGCATTTTCCTGAGGAATAAGCACCACGCCCCTTTTCCGCCCCCTAGGCGCTACTCGGCCTGTCCCTAGTGAGCATTGTGTCAGACCTAGGACCATTGTGAATTTATAATCAAACTCAGTCCACTTAGTGATCCCATACCTGCCATGCTCCTCAAGTCCACCACTCGACATGTCCACATCAATGCGGCTGAAGTCCACGACAATGAATTAGTGCCCAGCGACACGGTCCTTACCCTGAACGTTGACCCCGATAACGAATTCAACTGGACAGATGCGGCTTTACAAAAGGTCTATCGCAAGTTTGACCAGCTAGTGGATGCCTATGCAGGACAGGATCTGACCGACTACAACCTGCGACGCATTGGTTCCGATCTAGAACACTTCATTCGCGCCCTCCTGCAACAGGGGGAAATCTCCTATAACCTCGACTGCCGCGTCCTTAACTACAGCATGGGCTTGCCCCAAGTCGTGTCGGATGGGGGAACTGGCAACTCAGCCCAAACCCCTGAAGTGGCTTAAGCGGGGGGCACCGCTGCCGGAAACCAGGTTCTTACTTGATCAACCACCTGATCCAGCGCCACTGCCCGTGACGCCTTGAATAAGAGGCGATCGCCCGGTTGGATCAAATCCTTAAGACGGTTGAGCAAGGCTGACGCATCGGCAAACACCTCAGGCACAAGGGGAGCCGCACCCGCCACCAAGGCTGCGGCTTCCGGGGGATCAGCTAGGACTAGACAGTGGTCTAAGTTGAGCTGCCGAACCACCTCCCCCACCTGTCGGTGCAGAGGCAAAGACCACTGGCCTAACTCGCGCATGGTTCCCAAGACTGCGATCCGGCGCTGTCCCGGAGTTTGAGCCAACAGATGCAGGGCCGCCACCATTGACTCGACCCCAGCATTATACGTCTCATCCAGTAAAACAATATCCGGCTCCAGGTAATAGCGTTGTGCCCGTCCTCCCGGTAGTTCCACCTGCAACCCCGCTTGCAGGGGAGACAAATCCAAGCCAAGGGCATGGGCAACTGCAAGGGCCGCTAAATAGTTCAGCGCCTGGTGCTGACCCGGTAGGGGGACTGGGAATTCCATCCCCTGTAGCTTGAGGGTATGGTTTGCGGTCAATTCCGCCCGAAAATTGCCATTGGTTAGACCATAGCTCAGGACTGGGCCAGACCAAACGGTGGCAGCCGTTGCCATGAGGCGAGGGTTATCAGCATTCAGAATCGCCATCCCATCTGGTGGTAACGTGCTGAGGAGTTCACATTTAGCGTCGGCGATCGCCTGCTCCGATCCCAGCCGTTCAATATGGGCCATCCCGACATTCGTAATGACCGCAATATCCGGGTGCGCAATCTTCCCCAGACAGGCAATTTCCCCAGCCCCCCGCATCCCCATTTCGATCACAGCATAGGCGTGGTCTGGTCCCAATTGCAGCAAAGTTTTAGGAACCCCAACCTCGTTATTGTAATTAGCCTGAGACTTGAGAACAGAGCGACCAGCCTCCGTGCCCACCGCCTGCAACACCGCCGCAATGAACTCCTTAGTCGTCGTTTTACCCACCGATCCTGTGACAGCGATCACTGGAATTTGCCACTGCATACGCCACCATTGAGCTAAAGACTGGTACGCTTGCAGGGTGTCTTCAACCCGCAGCAACGGCACTTGGGTCTGGGGCAGCGGTGGGAGGCAAGCAGTGGTGGCCACGATCGCGGTCACTGCTCCCCGCTCCAGCGCGAGGGGGACAAACTGATGG
This DNA window, taken from Trichothermofontia sichuanensis B231, encodes the following:
- a CDS encoding DUF3181 family protein encodes the protein MATSNPTEVVETLAAEIGDNIYMDIAKWHLYLANAHLHTLLAERLYPMVVEGKVDPDRIQEILQSIPIKLGGGRREIPLIDLLPMQCQVTLVDLLEDFIRRL
- a CDS encoding 2TM domain-containing protein, which translates into the protein MPPRWPRKPDRRDPAYRRLDDRMNFALHVAVFAASNSALWFVETLYQRADVWAIQVTGIWLVALLSHAIYIFAIADYSPTTHPEEERP
- the cysC gene encoding adenylyl-sulfate kinase, which translates into the protein MGHKGVTVWFTGLSGAGKTTISHALADWLQEQGIPFEILDGDIVRQNLTKGLGFSKADRDENIRRIGFVAHLLTRHGVIVLVSAISPYRDIRDEVRQRIGNFVEVYVNAPLPVCEQRDVKGLYQKARAGEIKAFTGIDDPYEAPLHPEVECRTDQETLTESLAKVITTLQTLGYLPETIAVPA
- the glgB gene encoding 1,4-alpha-glucan branching enzyme; this translates as MTLATEQIDRLIRNQHQDPFAVLGPHAIEVQGQKIWVVRAYLPNASAAWVVLPEERQEFAMQSVHDPHFFECQLPIAELKNYQLRVRENGHDRYIYDPYAFRSPHLTDFDLYLFGQGNHHRIYEKLGAHPSTVNGVKGVYFAVWAPNAKNVSVIGDFNQWDGRKHQMQRRGNGVWELFIPDLKPGDCYKYEIKNSEGHIYEKSDPYGFQQEVRPKTASIVTDLDSYCWQDQAWLERRRNTDPLTQPISVYEVHLGSWLHASSAEPYVYPDGTEAPVVLVADLKPGARFLTYRELAEKLIPYVQELGFTHIELLPIAEHPFDGSWGYQVTGYYAVTSRYGTPQDFMYFVDQCHQHGIGVIVDWVPGHFPKDGHGLAYFDGTHLYEHADPRLGEHKEWGTLVFNYGRHEVRNFLVANALFWFDKYHIDGIRVDAVASMLYLDYNRREGEWIPNQYGGRENLEATDFIRQFNHLIFSYYPGILSIAEESTAWPMVSWPTYVGGLGFNLKWDMGWMHDILDYFAMDPWFRQFHQNNVTFSMWYHHHENYMLAFSHDEVVHGKSNMLGKVPGDEWQKFANLRCLYAYMFTHPGKKMLFMSMEFGQWGEWNVWGDLEWHLLQYEPHQKLKAFVSDLNHLYRQEPALYDQDSGQGGFEWIDCSDNRHSVISFLRRSATTGECIITVCNFTPQPHSHYRIGVPERGFYTELLNSDARKYGGSNMGNLGGKWTDEWTFHNRPYSLDLCLPPLATIILKLDVHKTAAYGTVEGAAAPA
- a CDS encoding pentapeptide repeat-containing protein, coding for MSPFSPATPQIAVKNRYPDYLAMNLAAVPLADAGSLAASLDPAALSTLDLQLTLQFGYHWEVQADHRAQFGLTGGMLTLEVEDGELSPALTIAADADMPIVVRQVIDGPQTYEWRLVSRADFTVLNGTIAALSLGQLHPHSRDCRVLITFTVSAPDIHLTDAEGLWRHDISPNKHAVLERKLVWTLVEPRFYPYLSQAEVTYRPDQPVATTLVPSPVEASLQTIQPVIDAIMAAESDRLPDLARLADLDLMRDFAGGNLRGTNLSGIDLSGANLDRVNLRGADLSDADLSEASLRDAKLSGADLSGTYLSNADLRHSDLHRASLALATLSGADLEGANLQEANLSSTHLSHANVKQAIFGHNPGLTLESEQSLRDRGALFPDR
- the ndhM gene encoding NAD(P)H-quinone oxidoreductase subunit M; protein product: MLLKSTTRHVHINAAEVHDNELVPSDTVLTLNVDPDNEFNWTDAALQKVYRKFDQLVDAYAGQDLTDYNLRRIGSDLEHFIRALLQQGEISYNLDCRVLNYSMGLPQVVSDGGTGNSAQTPEVA
- a CDS encoding UDP-N-acetylmuramoyl-tripeptide--D-alanyl-D-alanine ligase, with the protein product MVGFVSLTQLFTALKLSPAPDLGAAQAIGITGISTDTRTLQPGQVFVALQGETFDGHQFVPLALERGAVTAIVATTACLPPLPQTQVPLLRVEDTLQAYQSLAQWWRMQWQIPVIAVTGSVGKTTTKEFIAAVLQAVGTEAGRSVLKSQANYNNEVGVPKTLLQLGPDHAYAVIEMGMRGAGEIACLGKIAHPDIAVITNVGMAHIERLGSEQAIADAKCELLSTLPPDGMAILNADNPRLMATAATVWSGPVLSYGLTNGNFRAELTANHTLKLQGMEFPVPLPGQHQALNYLAALAVAHALGLDLSPLQAGLQVELPGGRAQRYYLEPDIVLLDETYNAGVESMVAALHLLAQTPGQRRIAVLGTMRELGQWSLPLHRQVGEVVRQLNLDHCLVLADPPEAAALVAGAAPLVPEVFADASALLNRLKDLIQPGDRLLFKASRAVALDQVVDQVRTWFPAAVPPA